A stretch of the Actinomyces qiguomingii genome encodes the following:
- a CDS encoding pilus assembly protein TadG-related protein, giving the protein MSMWLRWCARRVGAAQRGSEDGAINLFLVGTLVVMLAIGMIIIIPLGDSIADRRNANAASDAAALAAAGYCADRIEDAYADAVRAEDAESFWSYFGRPVFSYCSGASSQARQYARSNDAKLTAYSQLSRLRFQVSVRMEDEIADTGLQSKSTATAQMTLERGVCVSGGLLGVSVDGACYTSPFGLPERYSGQREDSDAGNEGEEAEDKSFDLTEGLPDSATVSTRLVSSR; this is encoded by the coding sequence ATGAGCATGTGGCTGAGGTGGTGCGCCCGCCGTGTAGGTGCTGCGCAGCGGGGCAGTGAGGATGGGGCTATCAATTTGTTTCTGGTCGGAACATTAGTCGTGATGCTGGCGATCGGGATGATTATTATTATCCCTTTGGGAGATTCCATCGCGGACCGGCGGAATGCTAACGCGGCGTCGGATGCGGCGGCGCTGGCGGCTGCGGGGTATTGCGCCGACAGGATTGAAGACGCTTATGCGGACGCGGTGAGGGCGGAGGATGCCGAGTCTTTCTGGAGCTACTTCGGTAGGCCGGTGTTCTCCTACTGTTCGGGAGCCTCTTCGCAGGCTCGTCAGTATGCGAGGAGCAACGATGCCAAGCTGACGGCGTACAGCCAGCTCTCGAGACTCCGATTCCAGGTCTCCGTGCGGATGGAAGACGAGATCGCTGATACCGGTCTGCAGTCCAAATCGACCGCTACCGCGCAGATGACTTTGGAAAGGGGCGTGTGCGTTTCAGGCGGGCTGCTGGGCGTGTCGGTGGACGGAGCGTGTTACACGAGCCCGTTTGGGCTGCCGGAGCGGTACTCAGGTCAGCGTGAAGACTCCGACGCTGGTAATGAAGGCGAGGAAGCCGAGGATAAGTCATTCGACCTGACGGAGGGCCTGCCCGACTCAGCCACCGTGAGTACCAGGCTTGTGTCATCCAGATGA